One Setaria italica strain Yugu1 chromosome I, Setaria_italica_v2.0, whole genome shotgun sequence DNA window includes the following coding sequences:
- the LOC101772989 gene encoding subtilisin-like protease SBT5.3 isoform X2 produces the protein MAAARTMAIVLAALLCSLSLTAAGDGDRSSYVVYLGQHAHGAALGTHGAEELAALERDAADAHYELLAGVLGGDKEKARDAIFYSYTKHINGFAANLDAATAAEIARQPGVISVFPNRGRKLHTTRSWQFLGLAGPGGVPHGGAWKKAKFGADTIIGNFDTGVWPESESFRDDGLGPVPSQWKGACDKGQDDKFSCNRKLIGARYFNKGYASAAGVLNASMNTPRDMDGHGTHTLSTAAGSPVPGASVFGFGNGTASGGSPHARVAAYRVCFPPINGSECFDADILAAFDAAIHDGVHVLSLSLGGDPSNYFDDGIAIGSFHAVRRGIAVVCSAGNSGPGLGTASNLAPWLFTTGASTMDREFPSYIVFNHTKAKGQSLSITNLPEKSYPLIDSAKAGAANATTKDAQLCMIGALDPKKVKGKIVVCLRGINARVAKGEAVKQAGGVGMVLANDASTGNEIIADAHVLPATQIKYSDGLLLYSYLNSTKNPTGFITKPATVLGTKPAPFMAAFSSQGPNTITPEILKPDITAPGVSVIAAWTRSNSPTDLAFDLRRVAFNSESGTSMSCPHVSGIVGLLRTLHPEWSPAAIKSAIMTTAMEMDNKGELILNASSLPSSPFGYGAGHVSPARAMNPGLVYDLGDADYLDFLCALKYNATVMAMFNGAPYTCPGEAPRRVADLNYPSITVVNVTAAGATARRRVKNVGRPGTYWAFVVEPAGVAVSVTPNVLEFRAKGEEKGFEVSFQVKNAALAKDYSFGALVWTNGKQFVRSPLVVKALA, from the exons ATGGCCGCCGCGAGAACCATGGCGAtcgtcctcgccgccctcctctgTTCGCTCTcgctcaccgccgccggcgacggcgaccggtcGTCGTACGTGGTGTACCTCGGCCagcacgcgcacggcgcggCGCTGGGGACCCACGGCGCGGAGGAgctggcggcgctggagcgggacgccgccgacgcccactacgagctcctcgccggcgtcctcggTGGAGA CAAGGAGAAGGCGCGGGATGCGATCTTCTACTCGTACACCAAGCACATCAACGGCTTCGCCGCCAAcctcgacgccgccaccgccgccgagatCGCCA GGCAACCCGGCGTGATCTCCGTGTTCCCCAACCGTGGCCGCAAGCTGCACACGACCCGGTCATGGCAGTTCCTCGGGCTCGCCGGCCCCGGTGGCGTCCCCCACGGCGGGGCGTGGAAGAAGGCGAAGTTCGGCGCCGACACCATCATCGGCAACTTCGACACCG GTGTGTGGCCGGAATCAGAGAGCTTTAGGGATGATGGCCTGGGACCAGTTCCATCCCAATGGAAAGGAGCATGCGACAAAGGCCAAGATGATAAGTTCTCTTGTAACAG AAAGCTGATCGGCGCACGCTACTTCAACAAGGGCTACGCCTCGGCAGCGGGTGTATTGAATGCGTCGATGAACACCCCGCGTGACATGGACGGCCACGGCACGCACACGCTGTCCACCGCAGCCGGCTCGCCGGTGCCCGGGGCTTCCGTGTTTGGGTTCGGCAACGGCACGGCGTCCGGCGGCTCACCACACGCGCGCGTGGCGGCCTACCGCGTGTGCTTCCCGCCAATCAACGGCAGCGAGTGCTTCGACGCCGACATCCTGGCTGCCTTCGACGCCGCCATCCACGACGGCGTGCACGTGCTGTCTCTCTCCCTGGGCGGCGACCCCAGCAACTACTTCGACGACGGCATCGCCATCGGGTCCTTCCACGCCGTCCGCCGCGGCATTGCCGTCGTCTGCTCCGCTGGCAACTCGGGCCCCGGCCTCGGCACCGCCTCCAACCTCGCGCCGTGGCTCTTCACCACCGGCGCCAGCACCATGGACCGCGAGTTCCCGTCCTACATCGTCTTCAACCACACAAAGGCCAAG GGGCAGAGCCTGTCCATAACAAATCTGCCGGAGAAGTCTTACCCATTGATCGACTCGGCAAAGGCTGGAGCTGCCAACGCAACCACTAAGGACGC GCAGCTGTGCATGATAGGCGCGCTGGACCCGAAGAAGGTGAAGGGCAAGATCGTGGTGTGCCTGCGTGGGATCAATGCCCGGGTGGCCAAGGGCGAGGCGGTGAagcaggccggcggcgtcggAATGGTGCTTGCCAACGACGCCAGCACCGGCAATGAGATCATCGCTGACGCGCACGTGCTCCCGGCCACGCAGATCAAGTACAGCGACGGCCTGCTCCTCTACTCCTACCTCAACTCCACCAA GAATCCAACTGGTTTCATCACTAAGCCGGCGACGGTCCTCGGAACGAAGCCGGCTCCGTTCATGGCCGCCTTCTCGTCGCAGGGGCCCAACACCATTACCCCCGAGATCCTCAAG CCGGACATCACGGCGCCCGGTGTGAGCGTGATCGCGGCATGGACCCGGTCCAACTCGCCGACGGACCTCGCCTTCGACCTGCGTCGTGTGGCCTTCAACTCGGAGTCCGGCACGTCCATGTCGTGCCCGCACGTCTCCGGCATCGTTGGCCTCCTCCGCACGCTCCACCCAGAATGGAGCCCCGCCGCGATCAAGTCGGCCATCATGACCACCG CGATGGAGATGGACAACAAGGGGGAGCTGATCCTGAACGCGTCCTCGTTGCCGTCGAGCCCCTTCGGCTACGGCGCCGGCCACGTCTCCCCGGCCCGCGCCATGAACCCTGGCCTCGTCTACGACCTCGGCGACGCCGACTACCTCGACTTCCTCTGCGCGCTAAAGTACAATGCCACAGTGATGGCCATGTTCAACGGCGCGCCCTACACGTGCCCCGGCGAGGCGCCCCGCCGCGTCGCCGACCTCAACTACCCGTCCATCACCGTCGTCAACGTCACCGCCGCGGGTGCCACGGCGCGGCGCAGGGTCAAGAACGTCGGCAGGCCCGGCACGTACTGGGCCTTCGTCGTCGAgcccgccggcgtcgccgtgTCGGTGACACCCAACGTCCTCGAGTTCCGCGCcaagggggaggagaaggggttCGAGGTGAGCTTCCAGGTGAAGAACGCCGCGCTCGCCAAGGACTACTCGTTCGGCGCGCTCGTCTGGACGAACGGGAAGCAGTTCGTGAGGAGCCCGCTTGTGGTCAAGGCGTTGGCTTGA
- the LOC101772989 gene encoding subtilisin-like protease SBT5.3 isoform X1 yields MAAARTMAIVLAALLCSLSLTAAGDGDRSSYVVYLGQHAHGAALGTHGAEELAALERDAADAHYELLAGVLGGDKEKARDAIFYSYTKHINGFAANLDAATAAEIARQPGVISVFPNRGRKLHTTRSWQFLGLAGPGGVPHGGAWKKAKFGADTIIGNFDTGVWPESESFRDDGLGPVPSQWKGACDKGQDDKFSCNRKLIGARYFNKGYASAAGVLNASMNTPRDMDGHGTHTLSTAAGSPVPGASVFGFGNGTASGGSPHARVAAYRVCFPPINGSECFDADILAAFDAAIHDGVHVLSLSLGGDPSNYFDDGIAIGSFHAVRRGIAVVCSAGNSGPGLGTASNLAPWLFTTGASTMDREFPSYIVFNHTKAKARNSSESPLARPPHKSLTKIKGQSLSITNLPEKSYPLIDSAKAGAANATTKDAQLCMIGALDPKKVKGKIVVCLRGINARVAKGEAVKQAGGVGMVLANDASTGNEIIADAHVLPATQIKYSDGLLLYSYLNSTKNPTGFITKPATVLGTKPAPFMAAFSSQGPNTITPEILKPDITAPGVSVIAAWTRSNSPTDLAFDLRRVAFNSESGTSMSCPHVSGIVGLLRTLHPEWSPAAIKSAIMTTAMEMDNKGELILNASSLPSSPFGYGAGHVSPARAMNPGLVYDLGDADYLDFLCALKYNATVMAMFNGAPYTCPGEAPRRVADLNYPSITVVNVTAAGATARRRVKNVGRPGTYWAFVVEPAGVAVSVTPNVLEFRAKGEEKGFEVSFQVKNAALAKDYSFGALVWTNGKQFVRSPLVVKALA; encoded by the exons ATGGCCGCCGCGAGAACCATGGCGAtcgtcctcgccgccctcctctgTTCGCTCTcgctcaccgccgccggcgacggcgaccggtcGTCGTACGTGGTGTACCTCGGCCagcacgcgcacggcgcggCGCTGGGGACCCACGGCGCGGAGGAgctggcggcgctggagcgggacgccgccgacgcccactacgagctcctcgccggcgtcctcggTGGAGA CAAGGAGAAGGCGCGGGATGCGATCTTCTACTCGTACACCAAGCACATCAACGGCTTCGCCGCCAAcctcgacgccgccaccgccgccgagatCGCCA GGCAACCCGGCGTGATCTCCGTGTTCCCCAACCGTGGCCGCAAGCTGCACACGACCCGGTCATGGCAGTTCCTCGGGCTCGCCGGCCCCGGTGGCGTCCCCCACGGCGGGGCGTGGAAGAAGGCGAAGTTCGGCGCCGACACCATCATCGGCAACTTCGACACCG GTGTGTGGCCGGAATCAGAGAGCTTTAGGGATGATGGCCTGGGACCAGTTCCATCCCAATGGAAAGGAGCATGCGACAAAGGCCAAGATGATAAGTTCTCTTGTAACAG AAAGCTGATCGGCGCACGCTACTTCAACAAGGGCTACGCCTCGGCAGCGGGTGTATTGAATGCGTCGATGAACACCCCGCGTGACATGGACGGCCACGGCACGCACACGCTGTCCACCGCAGCCGGCTCGCCGGTGCCCGGGGCTTCCGTGTTTGGGTTCGGCAACGGCACGGCGTCCGGCGGCTCACCACACGCGCGCGTGGCGGCCTACCGCGTGTGCTTCCCGCCAATCAACGGCAGCGAGTGCTTCGACGCCGACATCCTGGCTGCCTTCGACGCCGCCATCCACGACGGCGTGCACGTGCTGTCTCTCTCCCTGGGCGGCGACCCCAGCAACTACTTCGACGACGGCATCGCCATCGGGTCCTTCCACGCCGTCCGCCGCGGCATTGCCGTCGTCTGCTCCGCTGGCAACTCGGGCCCCGGCCTCGGCACCGCCTCCAACCTCGCGCCGTGGCTCTTCACCACCGGCGCCAGCACCATGGACCGCGAGTTCCCGTCCTACATCGTCTTCAACCACACAAAGGCCAAGGCACGCAACTCCTCAGAATCTCCTCTTGCCAGACCACCGCACAAAAGCCTCACAAAGATTAAG GGGCAGAGCCTGTCCATAACAAATCTGCCGGAGAAGTCTTACCCATTGATCGACTCGGCAAAGGCTGGAGCTGCCAACGCAACCACTAAGGACGC GCAGCTGTGCATGATAGGCGCGCTGGACCCGAAGAAGGTGAAGGGCAAGATCGTGGTGTGCCTGCGTGGGATCAATGCCCGGGTGGCCAAGGGCGAGGCGGTGAagcaggccggcggcgtcggAATGGTGCTTGCCAACGACGCCAGCACCGGCAATGAGATCATCGCTGACGCGCACGTGCTCCCGGCCACGCAGATCAAGTACAGCGACGGCCTGCTCCTCTACTCCTACCTCAACTCCACCAA GAATCCAACTGGTTTCATCACTAAGCCGGCGACGGTCCTCGGAACGAAGCCGGCTCCGTTCATGGCCGCCTTCTCGTCGCAGGGGCCCAACACCATTACCCCCGAGATCCTCAAG CCGGACATCACGGCGCCCGGTGTGAGCGTGATCGCGGCATGGACCCGGTCCAACTCGCCGACGGACCTCGCCTTCGACCTGCGTCGTGTGGCCTTCAACTCGGAGTCCGGCACGTCCATGTCGTGCCCGCACGTCTCCGGCATCGTTGGCCTCCTCCGCACGCTCCACCCAGAATGGAGCCCCGCCGCGATCAAGTCGGCCATCATGACCACCG CGATGGAGATGGACAACAAGGGGGAGCTGATCCTGAACGCGTCCTCGTTGCCGTCGAGCCCCTTCGGCTACGGCGCCGGCCACGTCTCCCCGGCCCGCGCCATGAACCCTGGCCTCGTCTACGACCTCGGCGACGCCGACTACCTCGACTTCCTCTGCGCGCTAAAGTACAATGCCACAGTGATGGCCATGTTCAACGGCGCGCCCTACACGTGCCCCGGCGAGGCGCCCCGCCGCGTCGCCGACCTCAACTACCCGTCCATCACCGTCGTCAACGTCACCGCCGCGGGTGCCACGGCGCGGCGCAGGGTCAAGAACGTCGGCAGGCCCGGCACGTACTGGGCCTTCGTCGTCGAgcccgccggcgtcgccgtgTCGGTGACACCCAACGTCCTCGAGTTCCGCGCcaagggggaggagaaggggttCGAGGTGAGCTTCCAGGTGAAGAACGCCGCGCTCGCCAAGGACTACTCGTTCGGCGCGCTCGTCTGGACGAACGGGAAGCAGTTCGTGAGGAGCCCGCTTGTGGTCAAGGCGTTGGCTTGA
- the LOC101773684 gene encoding DNA damage-inducible protein 1: MKVTVMTADEQILTLDVDPDESVENLKALLEVETRVPLRQQQLHFNGKEMQNSEKLSSVGVQDGDLVMMLPSNDRASQDVVKVNPDGSAANPQAFQQHVRGDSQLMAQLLQNDPQLAQAILGDDINELQNILRSRHQQRMELKRKQEEELALLYADPFDVEAQKKIEAAIRQKGIDENWEAALEHNPEAFARVVMLYVDMEVNGVPLKAFVDSGAQSTIISKSCAERCGLLRLLDQRYRGVAVGVGQSEILGRIHVAPIKIGQQFYPCSFTVLDAPNMEFLFGLDMLRKHQCMIDLKDNVLRVGGGEVSVPFLQEKDIPAHIRDEEKLSKLASSLGQATGESSKAREGTPDLPQRTPPAGAPVANPPQGGDFEAKVTKLAELGFDRASVVQALKLFNGNEEQAAAFLFGG; this comes from the exons GTGGAGAATCTCAAGGCGCTCCTCGAGGTGGAG ACTCGTGTGCCgctgcggcagcagcagcttcacTTCAATGGGAAGGAGATGCAAAACTCGGAGAAGCTTAGCTCTGTCGGGGTCCAGGATGGTGATCTTGTCATGATGCTTCCCTCCAATGATAG GGCATCCCAGGATGTTGTAAAGGTAAATCCTGATGGATCAGCTGCAAATCCTCAAGCTTTTCAACAACATGTTCGAGGTGATTCACAACTTATGGCACAGCTCCTTCAG AATGATCCGCAACTAGCACAAGCTATTCTTGGAGATGACATCAATGAGCTACAGAATATCCTGCGGTCCCGCCACCAACAGAGAATGGAACTGAAACGTAAACAGGAAGAAGAACTT GCTTTATTGTATGCTGATCCTTTTGATGTCGAAGCTCAGAAGAAAATTGAAGCTGCAATTCGGCAG AAAGGTATCGATGAAAACTGGGAGGCTGCCTTAGAGCACAATCCTGAAGCATTTGCTCGAGTG GTAATGCTGTATGTGGATATGGAGGTCAATGGGGTACCTTTGAAG GCCTTTGTTGACAGTGGAGCACAGTCGACTATCATATCAAAAAGTTGTGCTGAACGTTGCGG TTTGTTGAGGCTTCTTGATCAGCGGTACCGAGGGGTTGCTGTTGGAGTCGGTCAATCGGAGATACTGGGAAGAATACATGTAGCTCCAATAAAG ATTGGGCAACAATTCTATCCTTGTTCTTTCACTGTCTTGGATGCCCCCAATATGGAATTCCTATTTGGGCTTGATATGCTGCGAAAACATCAG TGCATGATTGACCTAAAGGACAATGTTCTTAGAGTGGGAGGTGGTGAGGTTTCAGTGCCCTTCTTACAAG AGAAAGACATCCCTGCACATATACGAGATGAAGAGAAATTATCTAAGCTAGCATCCTCTCTCGGCCAAGCAACCGGA GAATCATCAAAGGCACGCGAGGGGACTCCTGATTTGCCACAACGGACCCCTCCTGCAG GAGCCCCAGTTGCAAATCCTCCACAG GGAGGAGATTTCGAAGCGAAAGTCACAAAGCTCGCGGAACTTGGATTCGACCGAGCATCTGTTGTACAAGCGCTCAAGCTGTTTAACGGGAACGAGGAGCAGGCTGCTGCGTTCTTGTTTGGTGGTTAG